One region of Cumulibacter manganitolerans genomic DNA includes:
- a CDS encoding Trm112 family protein, with amino-acid sequence MPLIDPELMKILACPCEQHAPLREVPAGEAGAGDEGGLECTACGRLFPIREGIPVLLLDEAVERR; translated from the coding sequence ATGCCGCTGATCGACCCCGAGCTGATGAAGATCCTCGCCTGCCCGTGCGAGCAGCACGCACCGTTGCGCGAGGTCCCCGCGGGAGAGGCGGGCGCCGGTGACGAAGGTGGTCTGGAATGCACCGCCTGCGGGCGGCTGTTCCCCATCCGGGAGGGCATCCCGGTCCTGCTCCTCGACGAGGCCGTCGAGCGTCGCTGA